One genomic region from Gossypium hirsutum isolate 1008001.06 chromosome D13, Gossypium_hirsutum_v2.1, whole genome shotgun sequence encodes:
- the LOC121225491 gene encoding phosphatidylinositol 4-phosphate 5-kinase 4: MMNMLNKENSTVSRAWEATLRKTHAAKKRANSIFGTIALANATATNTTTTTTTNAVEDNDKNCTISEAAYFTEKILPNGEYYKGQWCDNFPEGQGKYYWIDGCMYVGEWHKGKTMGRGRFRWPSGATYEGEFKSGYMDGTGTYVGSNGDTYKGQWVMNLKHGNGIEYYANGDWYEGEWRRGLRYGIGKYQWHNKNHYDGEWKNGVIHGNGCFVWINGDQYDGCWEDGMPKGNGTYQLSDGSFYVGYWSKEENEQNGTYHPSESSSNDVEWDPKIVYNQLADCKISPGEKVPILPSQKRLAISYSSNNAEKSRRPSIDGRGSLVLERPFDKMNLWDENDNDFNSFEMSRQLDCEFYGVNPAESNYKFNPVLPLKVPKPGNRQGETISVGHKNYELMLNLQLGIRHSVGRPAPPTSLDLKASAFDPKKKIWTRFPPEGSKYTPPHQSCEFKWKDYTPVVFRSLRKLFKVDPADYMLSICGNDALRELSSPGKSGSFFYLTDDDIYMIKTMKKAEVKVFLKMLAAYYNHVRSFENSLVIKYYGLHCVKVTGAIQKKVRFVIMGNLLRSEYTIHTRFDLKGSSLGRVTNKPESEINSTTILKDLDLNFIFKLQKAWFHKFCWQINRDCEFLEQVRTMDYSLLVGLHFREISSNGKLIPCEKRDPRNESSSLHSRSTSDQLLLDLERQANMVLGANMPARVERTIRKPECELQLVGEQTGEYYKVILSFGIIDILQDYDITKKLEHAYKSIQYDPTSISAVDPKLYSKRFRDFIFKAFTEDT, translated from the exons ATGATGAACATGTTGAACAAGGAGAATAGTACTGTTTCAAGGGCATGGGAGGCCACTTTGCGCAAAACACATGCAGCAAAGAAACGTGCAAATAGCATTTTTGGTACAATAGCTTTAGCAAATGCAACAGCTACtaacaccaccaccaccaccaccaccaatgCTGTTGAAGACAATGATAAAAATTGCACCATCTCTGAGGCAGCATACTTCACAGAGAAAATTCTACCTAATGGGGAGTATTATAAAGGTCAATGGTGTGATAATTTCCCTGAAGGTCAAGGCAAATATTATTGGATTGATGGATGCATGTATGTTGGAGAATGGCATAAAGGCAAAACTATGGGGAGAGGAAGGTTTCGATGGCCATCTGGTGCTACATATGAAGGTGAGTTCAAAAGTGGGTACATGGATGGTACTGGTACATATGTTGGATCGAATGGGGATACTTATAAAGGACAATGGGTAATGAACTTGAAACATGGTAATGGCATTGAGTATTATGCTAATGGCGATTGGTACGAAGGTGAATGGCGCCGTGGTTTACGATATGGAATCGGGAAATACCAATGGCATAACAAGAATCATTATGATGGTGAATGGAAGAATGGGGTGATTCATGGTAATGGGTGTTTTGTATGGATTAATGGCGATCAGTATGATGGATGTTGGGAAGATGGAATGCCGAAAGGTAATGGTACATACCAATTGTCTGATGGGAGTTTTTATGTTGGATATTGGAgtaaagaagaaaatgaacaaaATGGTACATATCATCCATCAGAATCTTCTTCAAATGATGTTGAATGGGATCCTAAAATTGTGTATAACCAATTAGCTGACTGCAAAATTTCCCCTGGTGAAAAGGTACCAATCTTGCCATCACAAAAGAGATTAGCGATATCGTATTCGTCTAACAACGCGGAGAAATCGAGGAGACCGTCGATTGATGGAAGAGGAAGCTTAGTCTTAGAAAGACCATTTGATAAAATGAATCTATGGGATGAAAATGATAATGATTTCAATAGTTTTGAAATGAGTAGACAATTGGATTGTGAGTTCTATGGTGTAAATCCTGCAGAATCAAATTATAAGTTCAACCCTGTATTACCATTGAAGGTACCTAAGCCTGGTAATAGGCAAGGTGAAACAATATCTGTAGGACATAAGAACTATGAACTTATGCTCAACCTGCAATTGGGAATAAG GCATTCAGTAGGAAGACCTGCACCACCTACAAGTCTTGATCTTAAAGCTTCGGCTTTTGACcctaaaaagaaaatttggacAAGGTTTCCACCGGAAGGTAGTAAATATACTCCACCACATCAATCTTGTGAATTCAAATGGAAAGATTATACTCCAGTTGTTTTCAG GTCATTGAGGAAACTATTCAAGGTGGACCCTGCAGATTACATGCTATCTATTTGTGGAAATGATGCATTAAGGGAACTATCTTCCCCCGGTAAAAGTGGTAGCTTTTTTTACTTGACTGATGATGACATATACATGATCAAAACCATGAAAAAAGCAGAAGTCAAA GTATTTTTAAAGATGCTTGCAGCCTATTATAACCATGTTCGATCCTTTGAAAACAGTTTAGTCATAAAATATTATGGCTTGCACTGTGTAAAGGTAACCGGTGCCATACAAAAAAAG GTGCGGTTCGTTATCATGGGGAATCTCTTACGCTCCGAATATACGATTCACACACGCTTTGACTTGAAAGGATCTTCATTAGGGCGTGTAACAAATAAGCCTGAATCCGAGATCAATAGTACAACTATACTTAAAGATCTTGATTTGAACTTCATATTCAAACTGCAGAAAGCTTGGTTTCATAAGTTTTGTTG GCAAATAAATAGGGATTGTGAGTTTCTTGAACAAGTTAGAACAATGGACTACAGTCTTTTGGTGGGACTTCACTTCAGAGAAATTTCAAGTAATGGAAAGCTAATTCCATGTGAAAAAC GTGATCCTAGGAATGAATCAAGTAGTCTTCATTCTAGATCAACTTCTGATCAACTTCTACTAGACCTTGAAAG GCAAGCTAACATGGTGTTGGGAGCCAACATGCCAGCACGAGTAGAAAGAACTATAAGAAAACCTGAATGTGAGTTACAACTTGTAGGAGAACAAACTGGGGAGTATTATAAAGTCATATTGTCCTTCGGCATTATAGACATACTTCAAGATTATGACATTACCAAGAAGCTTGAACATGCATATAAATCAATTCAATACGATCCTACTTCTATATCAGCTGTGGATCCTAAGCTGTATTCTAAGCGATTTCGAGATTTCATATTCAAAGCTTTTACTGAAGATACTTAG